A genomic stretch from Aminobacter aminovorans includes:
- a CDS encoding glutathione S-transferase family protein has protein sequence MITFYHAPWSRASNILWLLEELGTPYKIEKVDIRAPGGVPEAYRSIQPNKKVPAIIHDGVLVTERAAICTYLCDVFPEAGLAPAMGDKLRAPYLTWLVYADSVFDPVLAAKAHGHEFMGGGYSYGSFSEMVDNLEKTLASRPYIAGDRFTAADTQIGGGINFGIRVLKTLPDKPVFLDYVERLAARPAFQRASQKDHALAQEAGMVAG, from the coding sequence ATGATCACATTCTACCATGCGCCATGGTCGCGCGCGTCCAACATATTGTGGCTGCTCGAGGAACTCGGCACACCTTACAAGATCGAGAAGGTCGATATCCGCGCGCCTGGCGGGGTGCCGGAAGCCTACCGCTCGATCCAGCCCAACAAGAAGGTGCCGGCGATCATCCATGACGGCGTCCTTGTCACCGAGCGCGCGGCGATCTGCACCTATCTCTGCGACGTCTTCCCCGAAGCCGGACTTGCACCTGCCATGGGCGACAAGCTGCGCGCGCCTTACCTGACCTGGCTCGTCTACGCCGATTCGGTGTTCGATCCGGTGCTGGCGGCAAAGGCGCATGGCCACGAATTCATGGGCGGCGGCTATTCCTACGGATCGTTCAGCGAGATGGTCGACAATCTCGAAAAGACGCTGGCCTCGCGCCCTTACATCGCCGGCGACCGCTTCACCGCTGCCGACACCCAGATCGGCGGCGGCATCAATTTCGGCATCCGCGTGCTCAAGACGCTGCCTGATAAACCGGTGTTCCTCGACTATGTCGAGCGGCTGGCTGCTCGCCCCGCCTTCCAGCGCGCCAGCCAGAAGGATCATGCTTTGGCGCAAGAGGCGGGAATGGTTGCGGGGTGA